In one window of Bemisia tabaci chromosome 4, PGI_BMITA_v3 DNA:
- the LOC109031966 gene encoding uncharacterized protein, whose amino-acid sequence MSDFELAIINSVKQVYPQSTILLCFFHLSQSVWRHLQSIGLQVAYNDPENREVKNGFSQLLALAFVPAEDVSRVFNMLKPTLPQSMEELAKYFDRTYVNGSRELVRRRYRVQPPRYSPVLWNHYQSVLHDGPRTNNATEGWHNRFQSLVGKNHPSIYYLLRQFLKEQVDTEKQIIEIQAGRKVRKPREAKYERLNIRLRTIVSRYEEHKTERTELDYLRAIGHNIA is encoded by the coding sequence ATGTCTGACTTCGAATTGGCAATCATCAACTCCGTCAAACAAGTTTACCCACAATCCACCATCTTACTTTGTTTTTTCCATCTATCACAAAGTGTATGGAGACATTTGCAGAGTATTGGGTTACAAGTCGCCTACAATGACCCGGAAAATAGGGAAGTCAAAAATGGGTTTTCTCAATTGTTGGCGCTGGCGTTTGTTCCTGCAGAAGATGTTTCGCGAGTGTTCAATATGTTGAAGCCAACATTACCACAGAGCATGGAAGAATtggcaaaatattttgacagaacTTACGTCAATGGATCAAGAGAGCTCGTTCGGCGCCGATACAGGGTGCAACCTCCGAGGTACAGTCCAGTTCTGTGGAACCATTATCAATCAGTTTTACATGACGGGCCACGTACGAATAACGCAACAGAAGGTTGGCATAATAGATTCCAAAGTTTAGTAGGAAAAAACCATCCATCCATTTATTATTTACTTCGGCAGTTCTTGAAAGAGCAGGTGGACACGGAGAAACAGATAATAGAAATTCAAGCTGGACGGAAGGTGAGAAAACCAAGGGAGGCAAAGTACGAGCGACTTAACATCAGGCTGAGAACGATTGTCTCCCGTTATGAAGAGCACAAAACAGAACGTACAGAGCTGGATTACTTGAGAGCAATAGGCCACAACATTGCCTAA
- the LOC109032798 gene encoding uncharacterized protein, which translates to MAFVKIATSENDDLMELPTEEDNTILLSTLTTYFPGACSLKYKSVSGTTRGIRNAGGRLHPPSPEGWGNETYYCVFQNVPDPFLRPSSSEMSASTISSISSDSFNEKSKHRSAQMDLSTKSHTFLERMKVNKDLTNLTASSTAFNSTLRRINVSKTSSLSMDSSYNAKMKKIQETLVELKKAYKQKLINDFIMKAYNDLVFDKNSGLPESIAEDCRRNILKGRLGFFHHSKELCNSKLYEAIFAEPIHNNVEPLNIKDSKILQEKLFQLVLDRAQDAVNSIVAVKECGFASFLTPSLVKPGSIFTDEQLTIISQCRKIKSAHDKCKATAHHITEMLQRLSDLRTTTLPRLNNDAVDCLTAQAEIVKKETRCFSTEVEEKIKEGDENVVEALQVLRSTLKDAVQQKTYKLAKLRKQKEEYDLVKGPKFSEMINEYKQLMLLYNSKKELLDGLMDSPSCKSHISSSDGSSL; encoded by the exons ATGGCTTTTGTAAAAATAGCAACATCTGAGAATGATGACCTCATGGAATTGCCTACAGAGGAAGACAATACAATTTTGTTGTCAACGCTCACAACTTACTTTCCTGGTGCTTGCTCTTTAAAGTATAAATCAGTTTCTGGAACAACAAGAGGAATACGTAATGCTGGTGGTCGTCTTCACCCCCCAAGTCCTGAAGGCTGGGGAAACGAGACTTATTATTGTGTATTTCAAAATG TTCCAGATCCATTTCTTCGACCATCCAGTTCTGAAATGAGTGCATCCACTATCAGTTCAATATCCAGCGAttcttttaatgaaaaaagCAAGCATAGATCAGCACAAATGGACTTGAGCACAAAAAGTCACACATTTTTGGAGAGAATGAAAGTGAATAAAGATCTGACCAACTTAACAGCCTCCTCAACGGCATTCAACAGCACGTTAAGAAGAATAAATGTTTCTAAAACTTCTAGTTTGTCAATGGATTCCTCCTACAATGCGAAGATGAAAAAGATTCAAGAAACATTAGTGGAACTAAAAAAAGCTTACAAACAGAAATTAATTAATGATTTTATTATGAAAGCGTACAATGATTTGGTTTTTGATAAGAACAGCGGTCTTCCTGAGAGTATAGCTGAAGATTGTCGAAGAAATATCCTGAAAGGAAGATTAGGGTTTTTCCACCATTCTAAGGAATTGTGCAATAGTAAACTTTATGAAGCAATATTTGCTGAACCAATACATAATAATGTGGAGCCATTAAATATCAAAGATAGCaagattttacaagaaaaactattccagttagtTTTGGACAGAGCTCAAGATGCAGTTAACTCAATCGTTGCAGTGAAAGAAT GTGGTTTTGCATCATTCTTGACACCTTCTTTAGTCAAACCTGGTAGCATATTCACGGATGAACAACTTACAATCATCTCGCAGTGTCGGAAAATCAAAAGTGCGCATGATAAATGCAAGGCTACTGCCCACCATATCACAGAAATGCTTCAGCGCTTGAGTGATTTGAGGACTACCACCCTTCCAAGATTAAACAATGATGCAGTGGATTGCTTAACTGCTCAAGCCGAAATTGTGAAGAAAGAGACAAG GTGCTTTTCTACCGAAGTAGAGGAGAAAATCAAAGAAGGTGATGAAAATGTTGTGGAGGCTTTACAAGTGTTGCGTAGTACTTTAAAAGATGCTGTACAACAAAAAACTTACAAATTAGCTAAACTTAGGAAACAAAAGGAAGAGTATGATTTGGTCAAAGGACCGAAGTTCAGTGAGATGATTAATGAGTACAAACAACTAATGCTACTTTACAACTCTAAGAAAGAACTTCTTGATGGTCTCATGGACTCTCCCTCTTGTAAAAGTCACATCAGCAGCAGCGATGGCTCCTCCCTATAG
- the LOC109032801 gene encoding phosducin-like protein: MATLEDKILGEKSQNYCSSSESENEAESGDEAETPKGESCMSQAPCAPVEPSKWDGVSSNTGPKGVIKDWQRFKQLESERRKEQDQEKIMLMKKLTLTCKTALEEEKDKQIEAELEDLLNDEFLLQYQKQCMQEMLAKVSGIPTFGALQDLKNGAEFLDAIEKENASVTVVIHIYEENNNLCKSMNEGLKALCQEYKKVKFCRFLSSAAGMSRDFKKEGVPALLVYKGGQLIGNFVSVGNELGDEFYSGDIENFLIEHGMISSVPTE, translated from the coding sequence ATGGCAACTCTTGAAGACAAAATACTTGGTGAGAAATCGCAAAATTACTGTAGTAGTAGTGAATCTGAAAATGAAGCTGAATCTGGTGATGAAGCTGAAACACCCAAAGGGGAAAGCTGCATGTCACAAGCTCCCTGCGCCCCAGTTGAACCTTCCAAGTGGGATGGAGTTTCTTCGAATACCGGTCCCAAAGGTGTGATCAAAGACTGGCAACGATTCAAGCAGTTAGAGTCGGAGCGACGGAAGGAACAAGATCAAGAAAAGATTATGCTTATGAAGAAATTGACTTTGACTTGTAAGACAGCattggaagaagaaaaagacaaGCAAATTGAAGCTGAGCTTGAGGATTTACTCAACGATGAATTCCTCCTTCAGTATCAGAAACAGTGTATGCAAGAAATGTTGGCAAAAGTCTCTGGTATTCCTACGTTTGGAGCTCTTCAAGATCTCAAAAATGGTGCCGAGTTTCTGGATGCTATTGAAAAAGAGAATGCCTCTGTCACTGTTGTCATTCACATCTATGAGGAAAACAACAATCTCTGTAAAAGCATGAATGAGGGACTCAAGGCATTATGTCAAGAGtataaaaaagtaaagtttTGTAGATTTCTAAGCTCAGCAGCAGGAATGAGCCGGGATTTTAAGAAGGAAGGGGTGCCTGCACTTTTAGTGTACAAAGGTGGTCAGTTGATTGGAAACTTCGTATCAGTTGGTAATGAGCTCGGTGATGAATTTTACTCGGGTGATATCGAAAACTTTCTTATAGAGCATGGTATGATCAGTTCAGTTCCTACAGAGTGA
- the LOC140224461 gene encoding uncharacterized protein, with protein sequence MLTAKQRRACAKCGHSSSKSSRSFHRIPKPGGANTEKCRQWASWLYPQSNWESESDLLALYKKSRVVCSSHFTEADFSDNVRRTLRRAAVPHVTSTDKSATSLIATIEPPSSIDAASCGSSQQNGEIGIELGPSSESILGYETHTSTLPQDTIISNIPFLRLVK encoded by the exons ATGTTAACTGCAAAGCAACGAAGGGCCTGCGCCAAGTGTGGACATAGCAGCAGTAAATCATCCCGGTCTTTCCATCGAATTCCTAAACCAGGAGGAGCCAATACGGAAAA ATGCCGTCAGTGGGCAAGTTGGCTTTACCCACAAAGTAACTGGGAGTCTGAATCTGATCTACTGGCCCTGTACAAAAAGTCGAGAGTTGTTTGCTCAAGTCATTTTACCGAAGCAGACTTTTCGGACAATGTGCGACGAACACTGCGTAGAGCTGCTGTACCTCATGTCACATCCACGGATAAATCTGCCACTTCACTGATTGCAACCATTGAGCCACCGAGTTCTATTGATGCTGCAAGCTGTGGATCTTCACAGCAGAATGGAGAGATCGGCATAGAACTAGGGCCATCCTCTGAATCCATCCTTGGTTATGAAACCCATACTTCTACGCTACCGCAAGATACCATCATCAGCAACATACCATTTCTCCGCTTAGTAAAATGA
- the mrn gene encoding general transcription factor IIH subunit 4: MSDKSKNLPSKQSLKSRTLQCKNLHEYLKTLNPSTLDNLYNHPTTCLAVFRELPHEAKHFVIRLLFVEQPVPQAVISSWIPQAFVKELTAATNTLSELRVWHGAPIPGGLPGWILNPSFRKNLQSALLGGGKPWTLSAQMEEDTKPRDIKFLDDYAMERWECVLHYMVGSHQQEGISADAVRILLHAGLMKGDEEDGSPIITKEGFQFLLLDTSAQVWYFILQYLDTVNERGLSLVECLTFLFQLSFSTLGKDYSTEGLNEKLLIFLQHLREFGLVYQRKRKAGRFYPTRLALNLATSQVQLQNDATQAVEGYLVVETNYRVYAYTDSNLKVALLGLFAEMMYRFPNLSVGLLTRDSVRAALRSGITAEQIVGFLRLHAHPKLLANNPVLPPTIVDQIKLWENERDRFTFTDGVLYSQFLSQSDFITLRDYAQELGVLTWQNEKKRTMVVTKEGHDEVKKFWKRLSKNSS; encoded by the exons ATGTCCGACAAGAGTAAAAACCTACCCAGCAAACAGAGTTTGAAAAGTCGAACTCTCCAGTGCAAAAACCTGCATGagtatttaaaaactttaaatcctAGCACTTTGGATAATCTATACAATCACCCAACAACCTGCCTAGCGGTTTTCAG GGAATTACCTCATGAAGCTAAGCATTTCGTCATTCGTCTTCTGTTTGTGGAACAACCGGTTCCCCAAGCAGTGATTTCCTCTTGGATTCCTCAAGCCTTCGTCAA AGAATTGACCGCAGCCACAAATACCCTCAGTGAGCTGCGAGTTTGGCATGGAGCACCTATTCCAGGGGGGTTACCTGGCTGGATTCTCAATCCGtctttcaggaaaaatttacaaagcgCCTTATTAGGAGG AGGGAAACCATGGACTCTGTCGGCTCAGATGGAAGAAGACACGAAACCAAGAGACATTAAGTTCCTAGATGATTATGCAATGGAGCGGTGGGAGTGTGTCTTACATTACATGGTTGGCTCTCATCAACAAGAGGGTATCTCTGCAGATGCTGTGCGTATTCTTCTCCATGCTGGTTTGATGAAAGG GGATGAGGAGGATGGGAGTCCTATCATCACCAAAGAAGGTTTCCAGTTTTTACTCCTAGATACTTCGGCTCAAGTGTGGTACTTTATTCTGCAATATTTAGACACTGTCAATGAAAGGGGCTTAAGCCTAGTTGAATGCTTAACATTTCTGTTTCAACTTAGTTTTTCCACTTTAGGAAAG GACTATAGCACTGaaggtttaaatgaaaaacttctcatatttttacaacatttaaGAGAGTTTGGACTTGTCTATCAAAGAAAG CGGAAAGCAGGCAGGTTTTATCCCACTCGATTAGCTCTGAATCTTGCCACCTCTCAAGTGCAGCTACAAAATGATGCAACCCAAGCAGTAGAAGGATATCTTGTTGTAGAAACCAACTATCGAGTCTATGCTTACACAGATTCAAACCTAAAAGTCGCTTTGTTGGGTCTTTTTGCAGAAATGATGTACAg GTTTCCGAACTTGAGTGTAGGATTACTTACCAGAGACTCAGTTCGAGCAGCATTACGCAGTGGCATCACTGCTGAACAAATCGTTGGATTTCTGCGGTTGCATGCTCATCCTAAACTGCTTGCCAACAATCCAGTTCTTCCTCCAACAATTGTTGATCAAATCAAACTGTGGGAAAATGAGCGAGATCGCTTTACATTCACAGACGGTGTTCTTTACTCACAATTCCTCTCGCAGTCAGACTTTATCACTCTAAGAGATTATGCCCAAGAGCTTGGTGTCTTAACATGGCAGAACGAAAAAAAGAGGACAATG GTTGTCACAAAAGAAGGCCATGATGAGGTGAAAAAGTTTTGGAAAAGACTCTCAAAGAACAGTAGCTAA